From a region of the Calliphora vicina chromosome 4, idCalVici1.1, whole genome shotgun sequence genome:
- the LOC135959278 gene encoding general odorant-binding protein 28a-like, translating into MKFLFLLSFLILAVCNIRAELTKEEAMAIAIGCKEEAGASDADFEAMIKHEPAETQEDKCMRACAFKKLGVMDDEGKMIKDAAIELSKSLIKHEDKLELAIGVIETCGELEVSDDHCEAAEEYRHCWRNELKSKGASSAEDLI; encoded by the exons atgaagttcctttttttgttgtcatttttaattttggctGTTTGTAACATACGG GCTGAATTAACCAAAGAGGAAGCAATGGCCATTGCAATTGGCTGTAAAGAAGAAGCTGGGGCATCAGATG CTGACTTTGAGGCCATGATTAAACATGAACCAGCCGAGACGCAAGAGGATAAATGCATGCGTGCCTGTGCTTTTAAGAAATTGGGTGTC ATGGATGATGAGGGTAAAATGATAAAAGACGCTGCCATAGAACTATCAAAATCCCTCATTAAGCATGAGGACAAGCTAGAACTGGCTATTGGGGTAATCGAAACCTGTGGAGAATTGGAAGTTAGTGATGATCA TTGCGAAGCTGCTGAAGAATACCGCCACTGTTGGAGAAATGAATTGAAGAGCAAAGGTGCCTCCTCTGCTGAAGATTTGATTTAA